Proteins co-encoded in one Streptomyces sp. JH34 genomic window:
- a CDS encoding DUF1684 domain-containing protein: protein MSTDAQQDSEEFHAWQRWHEGRIVAVAAPHGPLSLTGTHWLADHPEGRIPAVPGLWREEGDEVVLVATPDDGLTVDTKPLDGEVRLGADRGPIDASRVAQGERRLVVLSREGLWAVRDFDPQSPARQAFRTIDATPYDPEWSLDGTFRPYDSDRNVRVENADGRERGLGLSGEIAFTVDGAGHTLQVAVEPDGSLWAVFADTTSGNSSYRFRFLRPPAPDADGRVRVDFNRALLPPCAFADHFICPFPPPGNTLTVAVPAGERNRIDG from the coding sequence ATGAGCACGGACGCACAGCAGGACAGCGAGGAGTTCCACGCCTGGCAGCGCTGGCACGAGGGGCGCATCGTCGCCGTCGCCGCGCCGCACGGCCCCCTCTCCCTCACCGGCACCCACTGGCTCGCGGACCACCCGGAGGGGCGAATTCCGGCCGTACCCGGGCTCTGGCGCGAGGAGGGTGACGAGGTGGTGCTCGTCGCCACCCCCGATGACGGGCTCACCGTCGACACGAAGCCGCTGGACGGAGAGGTCCGTCTGGGTGCCGACCGGGGCCCCATCGACGCGTCCAGGGTGGCCCAGGGCGAGCGCCGGCTGGTCGTGCTGAGCCGTGAAGGCCTCTGGGCGGTGCGGGACTTCGACCCGCAGTCCCCGGCCCGCCAGGCGTTCCGGACCATCGACGCCACCCCGTACGACCCCGAGTGGTCGCTGGACGGCACCTTCCGGCCGTACGACTCCGACCGGAACGTCCGCGTCGAGAACGCGGACGGGCGTGAGCGGGGGCTGGGGCTGTCAGGCGAGATCGCCTTCACGGTGGACGGCGCCGGGCACACCCTCCAGGTGGCGGTCGAGCCCGACGGTTCGCTCTGGGCCGTCTTCGCCGACACCACCAGCGGGAACAGCAGCTACCGCTTCCGTTTCCTGCGGCCCCCGGCACCGGACGCGGACGGCCGGGTGCGGGTCGACTTCAACCGCGCGCTGCTGCCGCCGTGCGCCTTCGCCGACCACTTCATCTGCCCCTTCCCGCCGCCCGGCAACACCCTCACGGTGGCCGTGCCCGCGGGGGAGCGGAACCGCATCGACGGCTGA
- a CDS encoding S1 family peptidase, which produces MRIKRTDPRNGGTSRRSRITAVSAGLVAVAALAVPTAEADQAGTYSTSQLSAAGSAVLRADVAGTAWNVDPATGRLLVTVDSTVSQTEINKIKESAGADAGALRIERTPGTFSKLISGGDAVYASSWRCSLGFNVRSGSTYYFLTAGHCTDGAGTWWSNSAHTTVLGTTTGSSFPTNDYGIVRYTNTSVTKSGTVGSQDITSAANATVGMSVTRRGSTTGTHSGSVTGLNATVNYGGGDIVYGMIRTDVCAEPGDSGGPLYSGTRAIGLTSGGSGDCTSGGTTFFQPVTEALSAYGVSVF; this is translated from the coding sequence GTGAGGATCAAGCGCACCGACCCCCGCAACGGCGGCACCTCGAGACGCAGCCGGATCACAGCCGTCTCCGCAGGCCTCGTGGCCGTCGCCGCCCTCGCCGTTCCCACGGCCGAAGCCGACCAGGCCGGTACCTACAGCACGAGTCAGCTCAGCGCCGCGGGATCGGCCGTGCTCCGGGCCGATGTCGCCGGCACCGCCTGGAACGTCGACCCGGCGACCGGACGGCTCCTCGTCACCGTCGACAGCACCGTCTCGCAGACGGAGATCAACAAGATCAAGGAGTCCGCCGGAGCCGACGCCGGCGCCCTGCGCATCGAACGCACCCCCGGGACGTTCAGCAAACTGATCTCGGGCGGCGACGCCGTCTACGCCTCCAGTTGGCGCTGCTCCCTCGGCTTCAACGTCCGCAGCGGCAGCACCTACTACTTCCTGACGGCCGGTCACTGCACCGACGGCGCAGGCACCTGGTGGTCCAACTCGGCCCATACCACTGTCCTCGGCACCACCACAGGATCCAGCTTCCCCACCAACGACTACGGCATCGTCCGTTACACCAACACCTCGGTCACCAAGTCCGGCACGGTCGGCAGCCAGGACATCACCAGTGCGGCGAACGCCACCGTCGGCATGTCCGTCACCCGCAGGGGCTCCACCACGGGCACCCACAGCGGCTCCGTCACCGGCCTCAACGCCACCGTCAACTACGGCGGCGGGGACATCGTCTACGGCATGATCCGCACCGACGTGTGCGCCGAACCGGGCGACTCCGGTGGTCCCCTCTACTCGGGCACGAGGGCGATCGGTCTCACCTCGGGCGGCAGCGGCGACTGCACCTCCGGAGGGACGACCTTCTTCCAGCCGGTCACCGAAGCACTGAGCGCGTACGGCGTCAGCGTGTTCTGA
- a CDS encoding DUF4231 domain-containing protein, which translates to MTAIPGPLQSMVFRSADLPELFHHTDAVAVARQREAVNTTRGQLVLLVLGTLPAALPWHAEVGSGIQLLDGIAVLAYLGVLIATFLASRRKAKSHWQLNRSAAEFIKSNCWRYAVHGSPFDSSVQHPEAVFASRLEEGLQELRKVGWDDPREEMTDSGGGLITASMRELRDKAFTVRKETYVRDRLIEQRRWYRRRMLVSRRGALVWSGTIAALTLPALVLAVLQTFGSAGSFALTGTFSAAAAACLAWNETRRHHPLVTAHSLVEEDLENMQAAMETTLTERQWAAAVFETERIVSPEHTDWLVRHRM; encoded by the coding sequence ATGACGGCGATTCCAGGACCACTGCAGAGCATGGTCTTCAGGAGCGCTGATCTGCCCGAGCTCTTCCACCACACCGACGCCGTCGCCGTCGCACGCCAGCGTGAGGCGGTCAACACCACCCGCGGCCAACTGGTCCTGCTCGTCCTCGGCACCCTGCCCGCGGCCCTCCCCTGGCACGCCGAGGTGGGATCGGGCATCCAACTCCTCGATGGTATCGCGGTGTTGGCCTACCTCGGTGTCCTGATCGCGACCTTTCTCGCCTCCCGACGCAAAGCAAAGTCGCACTGGCAACTCAACCGTTCAGCAGCCGAGTTCATCAAGTCCAACTGCTGGCGCTACGCGGTCCACGGCTCCCCCTTCGACTCGTCCGTCCAGCATCCCGAGGCCGTGTTCGCCAGCCGGCTGGAGGAGGGGCTCCAGGAGTTGCGGAAGGTCGGGTGGGACGACCCGAGGGAGGAGATGACGGACTCCGGCGGCGGGCTCATCACGGCGTCCATGCGGGAGTTGCGCGACAAGGCGTTCACCGTACGCAAGGAGACGTACGTCCGGGACCGGCTGATCGAGCAGCGACGGTGGTACCGCAGACGCATGCTGGTCTCGCGGCGGGGGGCGCTCGTGTGGTCCGGCACCATCGCCGCGCTGACACTCCCGGCCCTCGTCCTCGCCGTGCTGCAGACCTTCGGAAGCGCCGGGTCGTTCGCGCTGACGGGGACGTTCTCCGCCGCCGCCGCGGCCTGTCTCGCGTGGAACGAGACGCGCCGTCATCACCCTCTGGTGACCGCGCACTCGCTGGTCGAGGAGGACCTGGAGAACATGCAGGCCGCGATGGAGACCACCCTCACCGAGCGGCAGTGGGCGGCCGCCGTCTTCGAGACCGAGCGGATCGTCTCCCCCGAGCACACGGACTGGCTGGTCAGGCACCGGATGTGA
- the fxsA gene encoding FxSxx-COOH cyclophane-containing RiPP peptide: MKTYESTPDFAVAKRRVPLAKIEASGSAAARKMGRVLATAGGRPTEISTFNSSL, from the coding sequence GTGAAGACCTACGAATCCACCCCTGACTTCGCTGTCGCGAAGCGTCGTGTGCCGCTTGCGAAGATCGAAGCATCCGGCAGTGCAGCAGCCAGGAAGATGGGCCGGGTGCTCGCGACGGCGGGCGGTCGCCCGACAGAGATCTCCACCTTCAACTCCTCGCTGTAG
- the fxsB gene encoding radical SAM/SPASM protein FxsB, inactivated metallohydrolase extension form — MTGPAVPFREIVLKVHSRCDLACDHCYVYEHADQSWRTRPKTVSDRVIAKTAQRLAEHAKTHALPSVSVILHGGEPLLAGPARLRRVCEEFGSALSGVAGLDLRIHTNGLQLSPRYLDLFDEFGVRVGISLDGDRAANDRHRRFADGRSSHPLVLKAVELLREERYRHLDLGLLCTVDIENDPHAVLDALVALDPPLIDFLLPHATWDEPPPRPDGSPTAYAEWLLAVFDRWQEEGGPVPVRLFSSVLSTLSGGPSLTESLGLAPTDLVVVETDGQLEQVDSLKSAYEGAAATGFDVFAHSFDDVAAHPGVRARQLGLAGVSETCRRCPVVRSCGGGLYTHRYSSAGDFDNPSVYCADLEALVRGIEARTRTAAVPPALTDRRELAAEQHDLTRTLLAGLHDALDGRGGARWDEAWALAGVLESSEEGAAGLDHVLAHPYTRTWLLDVLEGLHAERPEAVGMALRLPSYVAAAVVRSGLDLEATADYRDGRLLLPTLGELRLAGPGETGRARVRSVGGGFSIRRADGGERFVARGADSPDWLPVRHVAAENGPGFALDDLDPYRDCFEAPAAPRLGRAEAEAWIRAVGRAWELLERAAPQQAAEAAESLTTLTPLVAGRNTGRPHGFGTVGLVMTEDSEDLAVALLRGLRRTRLRAMLDVTDLYALDGAWEYRPPWDRNAKVPFSRLLAGAYERVGLSFLVPRFMDGVSEALDMMEGAAEPTVGGKRLLRSLRDEARGVHGTSGMNILMNAVDQELDQEPVR, encoded by the coding sequence ATGACTGGCCCCGCGGTCCCGTTCCGCGAAATCGTTCTGAAGGTTCACAGCAGGTGTGACCTCGCCTGCGATCATTGCTATGTCTATGAACACGCGGATCAGAGCTGGAGAACCCGGCCCAAGACGGTTTCTGATCGCGTCATCGCCAAGACCGCCCAGCGTCTGGCTGAGCACGCGAAGACACACGCACTGCCCTCCGTGTCAGTGATCCTGCACGGAGGGGAGCCTCTGCTGGCGGGCCCCGCCCGTCTCCGCCGGGTCTGTGAGGAGTTCGGCTCCGCGCTGTCGGGTGTGGCCGGCCTCGACCTCAGGATCCACACCAACGGCCTTCAGCTCAGCCCCCGTTACCTGGACCTCTTCGACGAGTTCGGCGTCAGGGTGGGTATCTCCCTGGACGGCGACCGCGCGGCCAACGACCGGCACCGGCGTTTCGCGGACGGACGCAGCAGTCATCCCCTCGTGCTCAAGGCGGTCGAACTGCTCCGGGAGGAGCGCTACCGCCATCTCGACCTCGGGCTCCTGTGCACCGTCGACATCGAGAACGACCCGCACGCGGTGCTGGACGCCCTGGTCGCACTCGACCCCCCGCTCATCGACTTCCTCCTCCCGCACGCCACATGGGACGAGCCGCCTCCCCGTCCCGACGGATCCCCCACGGCCTACGCCGAGTGGCTCCTCGCGGTCTTCGACCGCTGGCAGGAGGAGGGCGGCCCCGTGCCGGTGCGCCTGTTCTCGTCGGTGCTCTCCACGCTGAGCGGCGGCCCCAGTCTCACGGAGTCCCTCGGGCTCGCCCCCACGGACCTGGTGGTCGTCGAGACGGACGGTCAGCTGGAGCAGGTCGACTCCCTCAAGAGCGCCTACGAGGGTGCGGCGGCCACCGGATTCGACGTGTTCGCGCACTCATTCGACGATGTCGCCGCGCATCCGGGGGTCCGGGCGAGGCAACTCGGCCTGGCCGGGGTCAGTGAGACGTGCCGCCGGTGCCCCGTCGTGCGGTCCTGCGGCGGAGGGCTCTACACGCACCGGTACAGCTCGGCGGGCGACTTCGACAACCCGTCCGTCTACTGCGCCGACCTCGAGGCGCTCGTACGGGGCATCGAGGCGCGCACCCGCACGGCCGCGGTGCCCCCTGCGTTGACCGACCGGCGTGAGCTGGCCGCCGAACAGCACGACCTGACCCGTACGCTCCTGGCCGGCCTCCACGACGCCCTGGACGGCCGCGGAGGCGCCCGGTGGGACGAGGCATGGGCGCTCGCGGGCGTTCTGGAGTCCTCGGAAGAAGGAGCCGCCGGGCTCGATCACGTACTCGCCCACCCGTACACGCGCACCTGGCTGCTGGACGTCCTGGAGGGGCTGCACGCGGAGCGGCCCGAAGCCGTCGGTATGGCGCTGCGTCTGCCTTCGTACGTGGCTGCCGCCGTGGTGCGCTCCGGCCTCGATCTGGAGGCGACGGCGGACTACCGGGACGGCCGGCTCCTCCTCCCCACGCTCGGTGAACTCCGGCTCGCCGGGCCGGGTGAGACCGGCCGGGCCCGGGTGCGTTCCGTCGGAGGGGGGTTCTCGATCCGCCGGGCGGACGGCGGGGAACGGTTCGTCGCGAGAGGGGCGGACAGCCCGGACTGGCTCCCGGTGCGGCACGTCGCCGCGGAGAACGGGCCGGGGTTCGCGCTCGACGATCTGGACCCGTACCGGGACTGCTTCGAGGCCCCCGCCGCGCCGAGGCTGGGCCGGGCGGAGGCGGAGGCATGGATCCGAGCCGTCGGCAGGGCGTGGGAGCTGCTTGAACGGGCCGCCCCGCAGCAGGCCGCGGAGGCCGCCGAGAGCCTGACCACGCTGACCCCGCTCGTCGCCGGCCGGAACACGGGACGGCCCCACGGCTTCGGGACCGTCGGGCTCGTGATGACGGAGGACAGCGAGGATCTCGCCGTCGCTCTGCTGCGCGGTCTGCGACGGACGAGGCTGCGGGCCATGCTGGACGTCACAGATCTCTACGCGCTGGACGGAGCCTGGGAGTATCGGCCGCCCTGGGACCGGAATGCAAAGGTCCCCTTTTCTCGGCTACTGGCGGGCGCATACGAACGTGTGGGACTTTCCTTTCTCGTTCCCCGATTCATGGACGGTGTGTCCGAGGCGCTGGACATGATGGAGGGGGCGGCCGAGCCGACCGTCGGAGGAAAGCGGCTGCTGAGGTCCCTGCGTGACGAGGCGAGAGGTGTACATGGGACAAGTGGGATGAACATCCTCATGAATGCCGTGGATCAAGAGCTTGATCAAGAACCTGTTCGATGA